The DNA sequence CTAACACTTTTCAATGGCACAGGGGGACCGTCACGTTTCTTAACATTTGGTTCTCATTTGGCCAAAGCGGGTAAGCTTTTCGTCACATGCCCTCCCCATTTCGGGGGAATAAATTCCGGTTTAAACCTTACAACAGGACTTCAGGATTTGGCAACTGATTCCCCAAACCGTATCTTTTGAGTCCCTAATCCTTGCTTCATGAAGTCATTCATTCTGCTTTTCCTGATACTATCACTTTCGAATTTTCCCAACGCTTCCGCCCAAGAAACTCGTGATCGAGGCATCCCTCCCGCCCATTCTCACTCCGCCTCACAACGACCCTCATCGTCCCAAAATCTGGAAATCGAGCTCCAAAAGCTCCTCAGCCTCTATTCTCAAGCCTCCATTCCACAAAAAGAAGCCATTCGTAAGCAGATCACAGAAAACCTCTCTAAGCAGTTTGATCAATCCCTCAGAGAAAAAGAACAAAAGGCCCGACAGCTCAGAGACACCCTCGCTATCGTCGAAACCACCAACAATCTTTCCGAAATCGAAGACCTCAAAAAAGCCATTCAATACATCGAAGATGTCTGCGCATACCGTCGTGAAAATCGCGACCAAATCATCGCCAATCGCCTCAAGGAAATGCTAGAAAATTAACCTAACCCAGTTAGGCCCAAATACTTGCTTTTGTACCCTTGATACGCCCATATTTTCCCGAGGTCACTTTTCATGGATCATAAAAAAATCCCCTTCCTGCTTTTGGACAGAAAGGGGAATGTGTACAAGTCGTACATCTACTCGCACATCATGATAGGAAATCGGGCATATCCAGCTTTTTGGAGATGGCAAATGCCGCGTTGACTTGACCTACATGGCTATATGCCTGCGGGAAGTTGCCCCATTGGCTGCCATTTTTGGCGTCGACATCTTCGCTCAACAATCCCAGTTCATTGCCATATCCTGACAATTGCTCGAAAATTTCGATGGCTTCCTCCAAGCGTCCTACCATCGCCAATGCCTCTACATACCAAAAGGCACAAATCAGGAAGGTCGTCTCAGGCTCTCCAAAATCATCCGCATGACGGTATCGGAAAAACAGCCCTTCCTTGGTGCGGAGTTCCTTCTCCAATTCCACCACGTGGCGACGGGCCTTCTCCGAATTGGGATCGAGGTATCCCATCGTGATCAACTGGAGCAAACTCGCATCGAGATTCTTGGTTCCGACGGCCTGGGTGTAGACCCCACGCTCCTCATCGTAGCAAGCTTCGATTTGGCGCTCTGCTTCCTTGGCGAGACGTTCGGCGAGCGACATCATCTCGTAATCCTTGAAGTAATCGCCGATCTTGATGGCAGCCTTGGCCCCTGCCCAGTGGAATAGGAAGGTGTAGGCATGCAATTGGGATTTGTTGCGGAACTCCCAAAGACCCGCATCCGGCTCATGCATGGTGGCCTCGATCATCCGTAGAATTCGAGTCACCAGCGGAAGTAGATTCTTCTTGTCCTCTGTCACCAATCGTTGATCCACAAACAATGGCAACAGGGATACCAACACCTGACCATACACATCATTCTGGATGTGCTCATAGGCTTGGTTTCCAATCCGCACAGGTTCATTGCTGTCGAGATATCCCTTCAGCGGCAAGATCTTCTCGATGAGCTTGGACTCGCCAGTGATGGAGTACAGCGGCTGGAAACGTCCAGATTCCTCCAAGGTCAAAGCGATATTCTCGATGTAATGGGCATATTCTTCCAACTCGGTAAAGTGCCCCAAGTTGGTCAATGCCTTCAAGGTATAGTGGGAATCCCGAATCCAGCAATAGCGATAATCCCAGTTTCGGGTGCTCCCCGGAGATTCAGGCAAAGAGGTCGTCGTGGCCGCAATGATCGCCCCAGTATCTTGAAATTGGTGCAATTTGAGGGTCAAGGCAGATCGAATGACGGATTCTTGATGGAATCGGCCGATGCTGGTCCTTTTCACCCATCTGCCCCAGTACGCCTTGGTCTTGTGGTAAAAGGTATCGACGGTGGTTTCCAGTTCTGCCTCCAAAGGAATCCCCCAAGTCAGGGCGAGATATTTGTTTTCATTGAGGACAAATGCCTTCTCGGATTCCACGTAGCTCAAGGCAATGTTGGAGGTCAGACGCACATTGCGCTCCAATCCCTGATATTCGAGGTGATTGGAACCAAACAATACGTCAGGCGTGGTTTGACCATACGAACCTTTGGGACG is a window from the Pontibacter sp. G13 genome containing:
- a CDS encoding glycoside hydrolase family 15 protein; amino-acid sequence: MKHRYDFGLIGNCAYLALIGKDTNVSWLCWPRFDSSFLFGSLLDSEEGGEFSIKPATEGYTSKQYYLDNTAILVTEFTCVDGIYKVVDFAPRFYLYERYYKPLMFARRIIPVAGTPRVKVVCRPKGSYGQTTPDVLFGSNHLEYQGLERNVRLTSNIALSYVESEKAFVLNENKYLALTWGIPLEAELETTVDTFYHKTKAYWGRWVKRTSIGRFHQESVIRSALTLKLHQFQDTGAIIAATTTSLPESPGSTRNWDYRYCWIRDSHYTLKALTNLGHFTELEEYAHYIENIALTLEESGRFQPLYSITGESKLIEKILPLKGYLDSNEPVRIGNQAYEHIQNDVYGQVLVSLLPLFVDQRLVTEDKKNLLPLVTRILRMIEATMHEPDAGLWEFRNKSQLHAYTFLFHWAGAKAAIKIGDYFKDYEMMSLAERLAKEAERQIEACYDEERGVYTQAVGTKNLDASLLQLITMGYLDPNSEKARRHVVELEKELRTKEGLFFRYRHADDFGEPETTFLICAFWYVEALAMVGRLEEAIEIFEQLSGYGNELGLLSEDVDAKNGSQWGNFPQAYSHVGQVNAAFAISKKLDMPDFLS